In Vibrio sp. FE10, the following are encoded in one genomic region:
- the ilvG gene encoding acetolactate synthase 2 catalytic subunit — MKGAELVVSALKQQGIETVFGYPGGAIMPIYDALYDGGVEHILCRHEQGAAMAAIGMARATQDVAVCMATSGPGATNLVTGLADAFMDSIPLVAITGQVASSHIGTDAFQEMDVIGMSLSCTKHSYLVTDIEDLAPTLAEAFIVAKAGRPGPVIVDIAKDVQLAESPVKILPEFTPPAIPVVTTDAIEQAQYFLSQATRPVLYVGGGVQLAKATDAVREFLRLNPMPAVSTLKGLGTIERDDPHYLGMLGMHGTKAANLVVQESDLLIVVGARFDDRVTGKLDTFAPHAKVIHIDIDAAEFSKLRLANAPIRGDINKIMPQLELSQDISSWVHHSEGLRSSFKWRYDHPGDLIFAPLLLKQLSDMMPASSMVSTDVGQHQMWAAQHIQPRDPQNFITSAGLGTMGFGLPAAMGASVGRPDDQSILISGDGSFMMNVQELGTLKRRQIPVKMVLLNNSRLGMVRQWQSLFFDGRHSETILDDNPDFVMLAKAFDIPGKTITRKEEVEPALKEMLESKTAYLLHVLIDEEENVWPLVPPGASNSEMLENT, encoded by the coding sequence ATGAAAGGCGCAGAACTAGTTGTATCCGCATTAAAACAGCAGGGTATTGAAACCGTATTTGGTTACCCAGGTGGTGCCATCATGCCAATCTACGATGCACTTTATGACGGCGGGGTTGAGCATATCCTGTGTCGCCATGAGCAAGGTGCTGCAATGGCCGCTATCGGTATGGCACGAGCAACACAAGACGTCGCTGTTTGTATGGCAACCTCAGGCCCTGGCGCAACTAACCTAGTGACAGGTCTTGCTGATGCCTTTATGGACTCTATCCCACTCGTCGCCATCACAGGCCAGGTTGCTAGTTCTCACATTGGTACCGATGCATTCCAAGAAATGGATGTGATTGGTATGTCTCTGTCATGTACTAAACACAGCTACCTCGTTACCGATATTGAAGATCTTGCTCCAACATTGGCTGAAGCATTTATCGTTGCAAAAGCAGGGCGTCCCGGTCCGGTTATTGTCGATATAGCTAAAGATGTTCAGCTAGCAGAATCCCCTGTAAAAATTCTTCCTGAATTTACACCACCAGCAATTCCTGTTGTGACAACGGATGCGATTGAACAAGCTCAGTACTTCTTGTCTCAAGCGACTCGCCCTGTTTTATACGTAGGTGGTGGCGTTCAACTGGCGAAAGCAACCGATGCAGTTCGTGAGTTTTTACGTCTAAATCCAATGCCTGCAGTAAGCACACTAAAAGGCTTAGGTACCATTGAACGTGACGACCCACACTACTTGGGCATGCTGGGTATGCACGGCACCAAAGCGGCTAACCTAGTGGTTCAAGAAAGTGACCTGTTGATTGTTGTTGGCGCTCGTTTTGATGACCGAGTTACCGGTAAGCTTGATACCTTTGCACCGCACGCTAAGGTTATCCATATCGATATCGATGCGGCAGAGTTCAGTAAACTGCGTCTGGCCAATGCGCCTATTCGTGGTGACATCAACAAGATCATGCCTCAACTAGAGCTAAGCCAAGACATCTCTTCTTGGGTTCACCACTCTGAAGGGCTACGCAGCTCATTCAAATGGCGCTACGACCACCCAGGCGACCTTATCTTCGCACCTCTGTTGTTGAAGCAACTGTCAGACATGATGCCTGCGAGTTCTATGGTTTCAACCGATGTCGGCCAACACCAGATGTGGGCTGCTCAACATATTCAGCCACGCGATCCACAAAACTTCATCACTTCCGCTGGCTTAGGCACTATGGGCTTTGGCCTACCTGCAGCGATGGGTGCATCGGTTGGTCGTCCTGATGACCAATCCATTCTTATCTCTGGTGACGGCTCATTCATGATGAACGTGCAAGAGCTTGGTACGCTGAAGCGTCGCCAAATCCCAGTGAAAATGGTGCTGCTTAACAACTCTCGTTTAGGCATGGTTCGCCAATGGCAATCTCTGTTCTTTGATGGCCGACACAGTGAAACTATCTTGGATGACAACCCAGATTTCGTCATGCTAGCGAAAGCGTTCGACATCCCGGGTAAAACCATCACGCGTAAAGAAGAAGTAGAGCCAGCATTGAAAGAGATGCTTGAGAGCAAAACCGCTTACCTACTTCATGTCCTTATCGATGAAGAAGAAAACGTATGGCCACTAGTACCGCCAGGTGCTTCAAACAGCGAAATGTTGGAGAACACATAA
- the ilvM gene encoding acetolactate synthase 2 small subunit — MKRYLLDIKADDKPVLLERVLRVIRHRGFIVKQVAGTQNHESKVASVEIIVDSDRPISFLVNQIEKLWDVRTVDVISISRNELPNNNLQQKISA, encoded by the coding sequence ATGAAAAGATACTTATTAGACATCAAAGCCGATGATAAACCAGTACTGTTAGAACGTGTTCTTCGTGTTATTCGTCACCGTGGCTTCATCGTTAAGCAAGTGGCAGGCACCCAAAACCACGAAAGCAAAGTCGCGAGCGTTGAGATCATTGTCGACAGTGACCGCCCGATTTCTTTCTTAGTTAATCAGATCGAAAAACTGTGGGATGTACGTACCGTTGACGTTATCTCTATCAGTCGCAATGAATTGCCAAACAATAACTTACAACAAAAAATAAGTGCATAA
- a CDS encoding diguanylate cyclase: protein MLVGLYGFYITLEKLVVENERNHLVSLMSDVVYEIREDNSLFTDGVDADDYIGNLTQANTRLRIQIINPDGVVIGDTDLSDHALASVENHSDRPEFQQALKTGLGSDVRFSTVTSVDRIYYSYKESINDNSFVIVISSPMHQLKQMNFQLMGILIGMVLLSLSFLIGTSYVSNRQIVHKVEEEQKKQDERIRQRTHEIELMHRLANMLAACNNMVEAQQIVSDILPRILGNVNGSVSLMRASRNQLITQLDWGEAWPGSASFAPEECWSLRKGRAHQSNDDFHSLTCGHMHEMDNNQTLCIPLTAHGNTIGIMHLYFGVGDIKIDPITEQLAFSVSEHLGLALANLSLQEKLRSQALSDPLTGLFNRRFFEQKLEEHSMNSATSEQPLSLLMLDLDHFKRFNDNFGHDAGDFVLKEISALLKQSVSEDEIACRLGGEELAILLPHYSMEQATEFGQTLCDAVRSMHLEHKGLSLGQLGVSIGVATYPKPASDTESLVKMADNALYMAKDMGRSRVVNYDEYSRHKAPVLEAVEV from the coding sequence ATGCTGGTGGGCCTATATGGCTTTTACATCACCTTGGAAAAGTTAGTAGTAGAAAACGAACGCAACCACTTAGTGTCGTTGATGTCTGATGTCGTTTATGAAATCCGTGAAGACAACAGTTTGTTTACGGATGGTGTCGATGCTGATGATTATATTGGTAACCTTACGCAAGCTAACACACGGTTAAGAATTCAGATCATTAATCCTGATGGCGTGGTGATTGGTGATACTGACCTGTCTGATCATGCACTGGCGAGCGTTGAGAATCATAGTGACCGCCCTGAATTTCAGCAAGCTCTGAAAACCGGACTTGGCAGTGATGTGCGTTTTAGTACCGTTACCTCTGTTGACCGAATCTATTACTCCTACAAAGAATCTATCAACGATAACAGTTTCGTTATCGTGATCTCTTCACCTATGCACCAGCTTAAGCAGATGAACTTCCAGTTAATGGGAATTCTGATCGGCATGGTATTACTGAGCTTGAGTTTCCTGATTGGTACGTCTTATGTAAGCAACCGTCAGATCGTTCATAAAGTGGAAGAAGAGCAGAAGAAGCAAGATGAGCGTATTCGCCAAAGAACTCATGAAATAGAACTGATGCACCGCCTCGCGAACATGTTGGCAGCGTGTAATAACATGGTTGAAGCACAGCAGATTGTTTCTGATATCTTGCCGCGAATTCTTGGTAACGTGAACGGCAGTGTTTCCCTGATGCGTGCATCGCGTAACCAGCTGATCACTCAGCTCGACTGGGGAGAAGCGTGGCCGGGTAGCGCAAGCTTTGCGCCGGAAGAGTGTTGGTCATTACGTAAAGGTCGTGCGCACCAATCGAATGATGATTTCCATTCGTTGACTTGTGGGCACATGCACGAGATGGATAACAACCAAACGCTTTGTATTCCGTTGACTGCACACGGCAATACCATCGGTATTATGCACCTTTACTTCGGGGTGGGTGATATCAAGATTGATCCTATTACCGAGCAACTGGCTTTCAGTGTTTCAGAGCATTTAGGTTTAGCGCTGGCTAACTTGAGCCTTCAAGAGAAGCTTCGCTCACAAGCATTAAGCGATCCATTAACGGGTCTGTTTAACCGTCGTTTCTTCGAACAAAAACTGGAAGAACATTCGATGAACTCCGCCACCAGCGAGCAACCGTTATCATTGCTGATGCTCGATTTGGATCACTTCAAACGTTTCAATGACAACTTTGGCCATGATGCGGGTGATTTCGTATTGAAAGAGATCAGCGCACTACTCAAACAGAGTGTGAGTGAAGATGAGATCGCATGCCGATTAGGCGGTGAAGAGTTAGCGATACTGCTTCCGCATTACTCGATGGAACAAGCTACGGAGTTTGGTCAGACATTGTGTGATGCGGTGCGCTCTATGCACCTTGAGCACAAAGGGCTTTCATTAGGACAGTTGGGCGTATCTATTGGTGTTGCCACCTATCCTAAACCAGCGTCTGATACAGAATCTTTGGTTAAGATGGCAGACAACGCACTCTATATGGCCAAAGATATGGGGCGTAGCCGAGTGGTTAACTATGACGAATACAGTCGCCACAAAGCACCAGTATTGGAAGCCGTTGAAGTGTAA
- the punR gene encoding DNA-binding transcriptional activator PunR, which produces MFSKSSLEMLDTVARLGSFTAAAEQLHKVPSAISYGVRQVEQELDVLLFRRLPRKVELTPAGELFIEEARQLLRQMEELSAQTRRAARGWKKTLRLTLDNVVKLDKMKPMIEEFYQTFEFAELQINMEVFNGSWEAIAQGRADIVIGATSAIPVGGDFEVKDMGRLDWAFVMSPSHPCVREQNLNEAFVSQYPAICLDDTSSVLPKRHTGHYASQRRLLLPNWYSAIECLKNGVGVGYMPRHIAAPIIEQGLLVEKILPEPSPQSHCCLVWRKDDNHKLIEWMVKYLGSSEQLHQDWLDHRKAI; this is translated from the coding sequence ATGTTCTCTAAATCCTCGTTAGAAATGCTTGATACCGTTGCTCGCTTGGGCAGCTTTACTGCGGCTGCAGAACAATTGCACAAAGTACCATCGGCGATCAGCTATGGGGTTAGACAGGTAGAGCAAGAGCTTGATGTTTTACTTTTCAGACGCTTACCAAGAAAAGTAGAGCTAACGCCTGCTGGGGAGCTGTTTATTGAAGAGGCTCGCCAACTGCTGAGACAAATGGAAGAACTCAGTGCACAAACTCGCCGAGCTGCGCGTGGTTGGAAGAAAACCTTACGTCTAACCCTTGATAACGTGGTGAAGCTCGACAAGATGAAGCCAATGATTGAAGAGTTTTATCAAACCTTCGAGTTCGCTGAGTTACAGATCAACATGGAAGTGTTTAACGGTTCTTGGGAAGCCATTGCACAGGGCAGAGCGGATATTGTGATTGGCGCTACTTCGGCGATTCCGGTTGGTGGTGACTTTGAAGTAAAGGATATGGGGCGGTTAGATTGGGCATTTGTTATGTCACCCAGTCATCCTTGTGTGCGAGAGCAAAACCTCAACGAAGCCTTTGTCAGTCAATATCCAGCGATCTGTTTGGATGATACCTCTAGCGTGCTGCCTAAGCGTCACACTGGTCACTATGCGAGTCAGAGACGTCTTCTATTACCTAACTGGTACAGCGCAATAGAGTGCCTTAAAAATGGTGTTGGGGTGGGTTACATGCCAAGGCATATCGCCGCACCTATTATTGAGCAAGGTTTGCTGGTGGAAAAAATATTGCCCGAGCCAAGCCCGCAGAGCCATTGCTGCTTAGTGTGGCGTAAAGACGACAACCATAAGTTGATCGAGTGGATGGTTAAGTATTTAGGATCGAGTGAACAGCTTCACCAAGATTGGTTGGATCATCGTAAAGCGATCTAA
- the ilvA gene encoding threonine ammonia-lyase, biosynthetic — protein sequence MSDDTSTPKKQSGADYLRQILRAPVYEAAIVTPLQDMPRLSARIGNQVQLKREDRQPVHSFKLRGAYNMVSSLSEQQKAAGVIAASAGNHAQGMALSGSKLGIQTTIVMPKTTPDIKVDAVRGFGGKVVLHGSNFDEAKAEAERLSAEHGFTFVPPFDHPLVIAGQGTMGMEMLQQNGHMDYIFVPVGGGGLAAGVAVLIKQLMPEIKVIAVEPEDSACLKAALDAGEPVVLDQVSMFADGVAVKRIGEETFRLCQQYIDGHITVSSDEICSAVKDIFEDTRAIAEPSGALALAGLKKFAEQNKLQDKQLATVLSGANTNFHGLRYVSERCELGEKREGLLAVTIPERQGAFLEFCNIIGGRAVTEFNYRHNDESLANIFVGVRLQGGQEELEHIINDLREGDYAVVDLSDDEMAKLHIRYMIGGKPSKPLKERLYSFEFPEYPGALIKFLDTLGTHWNISLFNYRNHGADYGRVLCGFELGDDDLAQFSTHLEELGYQCKDETDNPSYKFFLS from the coding sequence ATGAGTGACGACACCTCCACTCCCAAAAAACAAAGTGGCGCAGATTATCTGCGCCAGATCCTGAGAGCACCGGTTTACGAAGCAGCGATTGTGACACCTCTGCAAGACATGCCACGTCTAAGCGCTCGTATCGGTAATCAGGTTCAGCTAAAACGAGAGGACCGTCAGCCGGTACACTCGTTTAAGTTGCGCGGCGCTTACAACATGGTTTCAAGCCTTTCTGAACAACAGAAAGCCGCAGGTGTGATCGCAGCATCAGCAGGAAACCACGCACAAGGTATGGCGCTATCTGGCTCTAAGTTGGGTATTCAAACCACGATAGTGATGCCAAAAACGACGCCGGACATCAAGGTCGATGCGGTACGCGGTTTTGGCGGCAAAGTGGTTTTGCACGGCAGTAATTTCGATGAAGCGAAAGCGGAAGCGGAACGCCTATCAGCTGAACATGGCTTCACCTTTGTGCCTCCTTTCGATCACCCACTCGTGATTGCAGGACAAGGTACTATGGGTATGGAGATGCTGCAGCAGAACGGTCACATGGATTACATCTTTGTACCGGTTGGTGGTGGTGGCTTGGCCGCTGGTGTCGCAGTGCTTATCAAACAACTGATGCCAGAAATTAAAGTGATTGCGGTAGAGCCTGAAGACTCGGCTTGCTTGAAAGCAGCACTGGATGCGGGTGAACCCGTAGTACTGGATCAGGTCAGCATGTTTGCTGATGGTGTTGCGGTAAAACGCATTGGTGAAGAAACCTTCCGTCTTTGCCAACAGTACATTGATGGTCATATTACCGTCTCTAGCGATGAAATCTGCTCTGCGGTAAAGGACATCTTTGAAGACACCCGTGCGATTGCTGAGCCTTCAGGAGCGCTTGCTCTGGCAGGCCTTAAAAAGTTTGCAGAACAAAACAAACTACAAGATAAGCAATTGGCGACGGTATTGTCTGGTGCAAACACCAACTTCCACGGTCTACGTTATGTCTCTGAGCGTTGTGAATTGGGTGAGAAGCGAGAAGGTCTACTTGCGGTAACGATTCCAGAGCGACAAGGTGCGTTCCTAGAGTTCTGTAACATTATTGGTGGTCGAGCGGTGACTGAGTTTAACTACCGCCACAACGACGAAAGCCTGGCGAATATCTTCGTTGGTGTACGTCTACAAGGTGGACAAGAAGAACTCGAACACATCATCAATGACTTACGTGAGGGTGACTACGCGGTTGTCGACTTATCTGATGACGAGATGGCCAAACTGCACATTCGTTACATGATCGGCGGTAAACCATCGAAGCCATTGAAAGAACGTCTATATAGCTTTGAGTTTCCTGAATACCCTGGTGCATTGATTAAATTCCTTGATACCTTAGGCACTCATTGGAATATCAGCTTGTTCAACTATCGTAACCACGGCGCTGATTATGGTCGTGTGCTGTGTGGCTTTGAGCTTGGTGATGACGATCTGGCTCAGTTCTCTACGCACTTAGAAGAACTCGGCTACCAATGCAAAGATGAAACCGATAACCCTTCCTACAAGTTCTTCTTGTCTTAA
- the punC gene encoding purine nucleoside transporter PunC, translating to MNISKFQLVYLAVLSMLGFIATDMYLPAFKAMEVDFATGPEQIALSLTVFLGGMALGQLLWGLASDKYGHRNTLAVGLVIFTAASFGLAFSTEVWHLLTLRFIQAIGVCAPAVIWQAMVIKRYSQSSSQQIFATIMPLVALSPALAPQLGVLLADSFGWHSIFITLTLMGALLIATTMAQPKEAPEVKQTSIKTDIKTLLKSKPYMGNVLMFASASAAFFAYLTGMPEIMAQLGYEAKDIGLSFIPQTIAFMAGGYFGKQAVKKYGDGIVLRNLIGLFSVAALLIFIASQWELTSIWPLLAPFCLIAVANGALYPIVVNRALSSAKQSPATAAGLQNSLQISISSLSSALVAAMASQALSATGIAVVICLGTLWIGYIVSNKELSDHFVAPDNSRVVAEEKQD from the coding sequence ATGAATATTTCTAAATTTCAATTGGTCTACCTTGCAGTACTTTCAATGCTTGGTTTCATCGCGACTGATATGTACCTTCCAGCGTTTAAAGCAATGGAAGTCGACTTTGCAACCGGTCCAGAGCAGATCGCCTTGTCTCTAACCGTATTCCTTGGCGGTATGGCACTGGGTCAGCTTCTTTGGGGTCTAGCAAGTGACAAATATGGTCACCGCAATACGCTAGCTGTCGGTCTAGTGATATTTACTGCTGCTTCATTCGGCTTAGCATTCAGTACCGAAGTATGGCACCTACTGACACTGCGCTTCATTCAAGCGATCGGTGTATGTGCGCCTGCGGTAATTTGGCAAGCAATGGTTATCAAGCGCTACTCTCAGAGCAGTAGCCAGCAAATTTTTGCGACTATCATGCCTCTAGTAGCCCTATCTCCAGCATTAGCACCTCAACTGGGTGTGTTGCTAGCAGACAGCTTTGGCTGGCACAGTATCTTTATCACATTGACGCTAATGGGCGCATTGTTGATCGCAACGACAATGGCTCAACCAAAAGAAGCGCCGGAAGTAAAACAAACATCGATAAAAACGGATATTAAAACGCTACTTAAGTCTAAGCCATACATGGGCAATGTGTTGATGTTTGCATCGGCGTCAGCAGCGTTCTTCGCTTACCTAACAGGTATGCCAGAGATCATGGCTCAGCTAGGTTATGAAGCCAAAGACATTGGCCTGAGCTTCATTCCACAGACAATCGCCTTTATGGCGGGTGGTTACTTCGGTAAGCAGGCAGTGAAAAAATACGGTGATGGCATCGTATTACGAAACCTGATTGGTTTGTTTAGTGTTGCTGCGTTACTGATTTTTATCGCATCACAATGGGAACTGACTTCAATTTGGCCTCTACTGGCACCGTTCTGTCTGATTGCAGTAGCAAACGGCGCGCTTTACCCAATCGTAGTAAACCGTGCCCTATCAAGCGCAAAACAGAGTCCAGCAACAGCGGCAGGCCTACAGAATAGCCTTCAGATCAGTATTAGTAGCCTATCAAGCGCATTAGTTGCCGCTATGGCGAGCCAAGCTCTAAGCGCGACAGGTATCGCTGTGGTGATTTGTTTAGGTACTTTGTGGATTGGTTACATCGTTTCGAACAAAGAACTGTCTGACCACTTTGTTGCGCCAGATAACTCTCGCGTAGTGGCAGAAGAGAAGCAAGACTAG
- the ilvD gene encoding dihydroxy-acid dehydratase → MPIYRSATTTHGRNMAGARALWRATGVKDDDFGKPIIAVVNSFTQFVPGHVHLKDMGQLVAGEIEKAGGIAKEFNTIAVDDGIAMGHGGMLYSLPSRELIADSVEYMVNAHCADAMVCISNCDKITPGMMMAAMRLNIPVIFVSGGPMEAGKTKLSDQIIKLDLVDAMIQGADPTISDEQSEQVERSACPTCGSCSGMFTANSMNCLTEALGLSQPGNGSMLATHADREELFINAGKRIVDLTKRYYEQDDESALPRNIANRAAFDNAMALDIAMGGSSNTVLHLLAAAQEGDIDFDMDDIDAMSRRVPHLCKVAPSTPKYHMEDVHRAGGVMAILGELDRAGLLNNQTRTVLGLSMQEQLAQYDIMQTEDEAVLKFFRAGPAGIRTTKAFSQDCRWDRLDDDRKEGCIRTKENAFSQEGGLAVLSGNIAVDGCIVKTAGVDEENLKFQGPAIVFESQDTAVEGILAGKVKAGEVVVIRYEGPKGGPGMQEMLYPTTYLKSMGLGKSCALLTDGRFSGGTSGLSIGHASPEAASGGVIGLVNSGDIITIDIPSRSITLDVPEAELTARREKQDALGWKPENRQREVSFALKAYASMATSADKGAVRDKSKLED, encoded by the coding sequence ATGCCAATCTATCGTTCAGCAACTACTACCCACGGACGCAACATGGCTGGTGCGCGCGCTTTATGGCGTGCAACTGGCGTTAAAGATGATGACTTCGGTAAGCCAATCATCGCGGTTGTAAACTCTTTCACTCAATTCGTACCAGGCCACGTTCACCTTAAAGATATGGGTCAACTGGTTGCGGGTGAAATCGAGAAAGCGGGCGGTATCGCTAAAGAATTCAACACCATCGCAGTCGATGATGGTATCGCAATGGGCCACGGCGGCATGTTGTACTCACTGCCATCACGTGAGCTTATTGCAGACTCAGTAGAATACATGGTCAATGCACACTGTGCGGATGCGATGGTGTGTATCTCTAACTGTGACAAAATCACTCCGGGAATGATGATGGCTGCAATGCGCCTTAACATCCCAGTGATCTTTGTATCAGGCGGCCCAATGGAAGCAGGTAAAACCAAGCTTTCAGATCAGATCATCAAACTCGACCTTGTTGATGCAATGATCCAAGGTGCCGATCCAACGATTTCAGATGAGCAAAGTGAGCAAGTAGAACGTTCTGCATGTCCAACCTGTGGTTCATGTTCAGGTATGTTCACAGCCAACTCAATGAACTGTCTAACAGAAGCACTTGGCCTATCTCAGCCTGGTAACGGTTCTATGCTGGCGACCCACGCAGACCGTGAAGAACTGTTCATCAATGCCGGTAAGCGCATCGTTGATCTAACCAAGCGCTACTACGAGCAAGACGACGAATCAGCACTGCCACGCAACATCGCAAACCGCGCGGCTTTTGATAATGCGATGGCGCTTGATATCGCAATGGGTGGTTCTAGTAACACCGTTCTTCACCTTTTAGCGGCCGCTCAAGAAGGCGACATTGATTTCGATATGGATGATATCGATGCGATGTCTCGCCGTGTTCCACACTTATGTAAAGTGGCACCTTCAACACCTAAGTACCACATGGAAGACGTTCACCGCGCTGGTGGTGTAATGGCGATCCTTGGTGAACTTGACCGTGCTGGTCTACTGAACAACCAAACTCGCACCGTGCTTGGTCTAAGCATGCAAGAGCAACTTGCACAGTACGACATCATGCAGACAGAAGACGAAGCGGTACTTAAGTTCTTCCGTGCTGGCCCTGCGGGCATCCGTACAACTAAAGCTTTCTCACAAGATTGCCGTTGGGATCGCCTTGATGACGATCGCAAAGAAGGTTGTATTCGTACTAAAGAAAACGCATTCAGCCAAGAAGGTGGCCTAGCGGTACTTTCAGGTAACATCGCCGTTGATGGTTGTATCGTTAAGACTGCAGGTGTTGATGAAGAAAACCTTAAATTCCAAGGTCCAGCAATCGTATTTGAAAGCCAAGATACAGCAGTAGAAGGTATCTTAGCGGGTAAAGTAAAAGCAGGCGAAGTCGTGGTTATTCGCTACGAAGGGCCTAAAGGAGGTCCAGGTATGCAAGAAATGCTGTACCCAACGACTTACTTGAAATCAATGGGCCTAGGCAAGTCATGTGCTCTACTGACTGATGGTCGCTTCTCTGGTGGTACATCGGGTCTGTCTATCGGCCACGCGTCTCCAGAAGCAGCAAGTGGCGGTGTAATTGGTCTAGTTAACTCGGGCGATATCATCACTATCGACATCCCTAGCCGTTCAATCACGCTTGATGTACCAGAAGCAGAACTAACAGCACGTCGTGAAAAACAAGATGCATTAGGCTGGAAACCAGAAAACCGTCAGCGTGAAGTGTCATTCGCACTGAAAGCTTACGCGAGCATGGCAACCAGTGCCGACAAAGGCGCAGTGCGTGATAAGTCTAAGCTTGAGGACTAA
- a CDS encoding branched-chain amino acid transaminase, translating into MTAKTADYIWFNGEMVPWAEANVHVLTHAMHYGTSVFEGVRCYNTPKGPVIFRHPEHARRLKDSAKIYRFPIPFTEEEIMEATRETLRQNKLESAYIRPLGFVGNVGLGVCPPENTEMDLIIAAFPWGSYLGEEALENGVDAMISSWNRAAPNTIPTSAKAGGNYLSSLLVGGEARRHGYDEGIALSVDGYLSEGAGENIFVIRNGILSTPPATSAILPGITRDSIMTLAKDMGYEIREENIAREALYLADEVFMTGTAAEIVPVRSVDKITVGEGKRGPITEKVQAAYFGLFNGTTEDKWGWLDYVYPADHASESQTQTTK; encoded by the coding sequence ATGACAGCTAAAACGGCAGACTATATTTGGTTTAACGGTGAAATGGTTCCTTGGGCAGAGGCGAACGTTCACGTCCTGACTCACGCAATGCACTACGGTACTTCTGTATTTGAAGGCGTTCGTTGCTACAACACGCCAAAGGGGCCGGTTATCTTCCGTCACCCTGAGCACGCAAGACGCCTAAAAGACTCAGCGAAAATCTACCGCTTCCCAATTCCTTTTACTGAGGAAGAAATTATGGAAGCGACTCGCGAAACGCTACGCCAAAATAAGCTAGAGTCAGCGTACATCCGCCCTCTCGGCTTTGTGGGTAACGTTGGTTTAGGTGTTTGCCCTCCTGAAAACACAGAAATGGATCTGATCATCGCCGCTTTCCCATGGGGTTCTTACCTAGGTGAAGAAGCGCTAGAAAATGGCGTAGATGCGATGATCTCAAGCTGGAACCGTGCAGCGCCAAATACTATCCCAACCTCGGCAAAGGCTGGCGGTAACTACCTATCATCACTGCTCGTTGGTGGTGAAGCTCGTCGTCATGGTTACGATGAAGGTATTGCTCTGAGTGTTGATGGGTACCTTTCAGAGGGTGCGGGCGAGAACATTTTTGTTATTCGTAACGGCATTCTTTCTACACCACCAGCAACCAGCGCGATTCTGCCGGGTATCACTCGTGACTCGATCATGACACTAGCAAAAGACATGGGTTATGAAATCCGTGAAGAGAACATTGCTCGTGAAGCACTGTACCTTGCTGACGAAGTCTTCATGACCGGCACAGCTGCAGAGATCGTTCCGGTTCGCAGCGTAGACAAAATTACAGTAGGTGAAGGCAAACGCGGTCCTATCACTGAAAAAGTTCAAGCAGCTTACTTTGGTTTATTCAATGGCACGACTGAAGATAAGTGGGGCTGGTTAGATTACGTTTACCCAGCAGACCACGCGTCAGAAAGCCAAACACAAACCACTAAGTAA